CACGGCGGTGCCCAGCCCCGACGCGCCCCCGCCAATGACGAGGACGTCCCAGACGTCGGGCGTGGTGGCAGCGGTCAGGATCTCGACTCGGGTCATGGCAGTCCTTGAATGGAGAAGTGGGGCGGGCAGATGAACACCCGTTCAAGCCATTTGAACATACGTTCAGAGTATGGTCAACGGTCAGACGCTGAGCGCGCCCTCATGGTCGGGACGGGCCCAGTCACGGCTGCGCTCCACCGCCCGCTTCCACGTGCCCAGCCGCGCCGCGCGCTCGTCCGCGCCCAGTCGCGGCTCGAAGCGCTGATCCACCCGCCACAGCGAGCGCAGTTCCGCGTCGTCCGCCCAGAAGTCCACTGCGCGGCCTGCCAGGAACGCCGCGCCCAGCGCGGTGGTCTCGGTGACCTGTGGGCGCACCACCGGCACGCCCAGGATGTCGGCCTGGAACTGCATCATCGCGTCGTTCACGCTGCCGCCGCCGTCCACGCGCACCTCGCTGACCGCCGTGCCGCTGCGGCGCACGTCCTGCTGCATGGCCTCCAGCAGTTCCGCGCTCTGGAAGGCCACGCTCTCCAGCGCCGCGCGCGCCAGGTGCGCCGCCGTCGTGCCGCGCGTGAGGCCCACCACCGTGCCGCGCGCGTAGGGGTCCCAGTACGGTGCGCCCAGGCCCACGAAGGCCGGCACCAGGACCACGCCGCCAGTGTCCGGCACGCTGGCGGCCAGCGCCTCGACGTCCGCGCTCGACCGGATGATGCCCAGGCCGTCGCGCAGCCACTGCACGACCGCGCCGCCCACGAACACGCCGCCCTCCAGCGCGTAGGTGCGCTGCGCGTCCCGCTGCCACGCCACGGTGGTCAGCAGGCGGTGCTGTGACTCCACCGCCTCCGTGCCGGTGTTCAGCAGCATGAAACAGCCGGTGCCGTAGGTGTTCTTCGCCATGCCCACGTCCACGCACACCTGCCCGAAGGTCGCGGCCTGCTGGTCGCCCGCGATCCCCGCGATGGGCACCTGCGCGCCCAGCAGCCCCGGCGAGGTGGTGCCGTAGACCTCCGAACTGCTTCGCACCTCGGGCAGTATGGCGCGCGGCACGTCTAGGACGGCCAGCAGCTCGTCGTCCCATCCGCCCGTGTGGATGTCGTACAGCAGCGTGCGGCTGGCGTTGCTGGCGTCCGTGACGTGCAGTTGGCCGCCGGTGAGCTGGTAGACCAGCCACGAGTCCACCGTGCCGAAGCACAGCTCGCCGGCCTCGGCCCGCGCCCGCGCGCCCGGCACGTGGTCGAGCAACCAGCGCACCTTCGTGCCGGAGAAGTACGCGTCCAGCACCAGCCCGGTCTTGCGGCGGAACAGTTCGGTGTGCCCGGCGGCGGCCAGCTCGTCGCAGAACGCGGCCGTGCGGCGGTCCTGCCACACGATGGCGTGGTGGATCGGCTGCCCGGTGCGGCGATCCCACACGACCACCGTCTCGCGCTGGTTCGTGATCCCGATGGCCGCGAGATCCGACGCCCGGATGCCCGCGCTGCTCAGGGCCTCCTGCATCACGCCGCTCTGTGTGCTCCAGATCTCCAGCGCGTCGTGCTCCACCCAGCCGGGCTGCGGAAAGATCTGGCGGAACTCCTTTTGCGCCCGTGCCCGCACTTGCCCCTGCCGGTCGAACACGATGGCGCGGCTGCTGGTCGTGCCCTGATCCAGGGCCAGGATGTAGTCGGTCATAAGTTCCTGCTCATGGGCTCATGCTGCTCCTCCTGGAAAAAGTGGTCAACGAGGACGCCCACCGTGCCGCCGACTGGGCGGACGCGGCACGGTGGAGTCCTGCACTCGGTCTAGGGGCTTACTTGACCTTGCCCTCCTTCCAGTGCTGCAGCAGCGTGTTGTACGCCACCGTCTCGCCCTTCTCCTTCTCGTTGGCGAGCTTCGGGTACGGCGCGCCGGGCTGGTCGAACCAGTACTGCGCGGTCTTCTCCGGGTTCAGGATCGGGGCACAGCGTTTCATGCCGGCGCGTTGCAGGCGGGCCAGCACCTTGTCCTGCGCGGCAGCCAGCGAGTCCATGGCCTGCTGCGGCGTGACCTCGCCGGCGGCGGCGGGCGCGATCGACTGCCACCACAGCTGCGCCATTTTCGGGTAGTCCGGGATGTTCGTGCCGGTGGGGGTCCACGACACGCGGGCGGGCGAGCGGTAGAACTCGATCAGGCCGCCGTACTTGTTCGCGTTGTCCGTGAAGTACTTGCTCCGGATATCGCTGTCGCGGATGAAGGTCAGGCCCACGATGCTCTTTTTCAGGCTGACCGTCTTGCTGGTCACGAACTGCGCGTACAGCCACGCCGCCGCCGTGTTCTTGGGCGCCGTGCTCTTGATCAGCGTCCACGAGCCCACGTCCTGGTACCCCAGCTTGGTGCCTTCGCGCCAGTACGAACCGTGCGGGCTGGGGGCCATGCGCCACTTCGGCGTGCCGTCGGCGTTCACGACCGGGAGGCCCTTTTTGACCATGTCGGCGGTGAAAGCCGTATACCAGAAGATCTGCTGGGCGATGTTCCCCTGCGCCGGCACCGGCCCGGACTCGGAGAAGGTCATGCCGCCCGCTTCCGGCGGCGCGTACTTCTTCAGCCACTCGACGTACTTGGTCAGCGCATACACGCTGGCCGGGCCGTTGGTGTCGCCGCCGCGCGTGACGCTGGAGCCCACCGGGTGGCAGTCCTCCACGCGCACGCCCCACTCGTCCACCGGCAGGCCGTTGGGGATGCCCTTATCGCCGTTGCCGGCCATGCTCAGCCACGCGTCGGTGAAGCGCCAGCCCAGCGAGGGATCCTTCTTGCCGTAGTCCATATGCCCGTAGACCTTCTTGCCATCGATGGTCTTCACGTCGTTGGTGAAGAAGTTGGCGATGTCCTCGTACGCGCTCCAGTTGACCGGCACGCCCAGCTCGTAGCCGTACTTGGCCTTGAACTGTGCCTTCAGGTCGGGCCGCGCAAACCAGTCGGCGCGGAACCAGTACAGGTTGGCGAACTGCTGGTCGGGCAACTGGTAGAGCTTCTTGTCGGGCCCGGTGGTAAATGAGATCCCGATGAAATCTTTGAGGTCCAGCGTGGGCGAGGTCACAGCCTTACCGGCCCCCGCCATGTAATCGCTGAGCGGCAGCACGAAGTCGTTGCGCGAGTGCGTGCCGATCAGGTCAGAGTCGTTGATGTACGCGTCGTAGATGGTTTTGCCGGACTGGAACTGCGTCTGGAGCTTCTCGATCACGTCGCCTTCCTGGATCAGGTCATGCTTGACCTTGATCCCGGTGATTTCCGTGAAGGCCTTGGCCAGCACCTCGGACTCGTACTTGTGGGTGGTCAGCGTCTCGGAGGCCACCGTGATGGTCATGCCCCGGTAGGGCTTGGCGGCATCGATAAACCACTGCAGTTCCTTCTGCTGCTGCGCCTTGCTCAGCGTGGACGGCTGGAATTCGGAGTTGATCCACTTGGTCGCGGCGGCCGTGTTCGCGCCGCTCGACTGCCCCTGCGCCGTCACACTGAGGGTCGCGACGACGGCGGTGGCGAGTGCGCCAGTGATCAGCAGACTGTTGCGGACGAAACCTTGCTGGCGTCTGTTCATGGGGCCTCCGGGTAGTGCATTGGGCGGTCTCCGGCATGGTGGCCGGGCGTACAGGTGGACTGTCTCGGGACGAAGCGCGCCGTACCACGGACGGACAGCGTGATCCGTGGGCCATCAGGGGAAGGAGCGTGGTCAGGTCGTACGGTCGGGCCTCAGCCCCAGCGCATCGTCACCCCCAGCCAGATCAGCGAGAGGGTCAGGCCGATCAGTGGAGAGGCGTCGGTCACGCCCCACCATGTGAGGTTGATGGCAAGCAGGCCCAGCATGGCAATGTAGAAGCGGTCGCCCCGGTCGGTCGGTATCGGCAGGAAGCCCTTGCGGGTCACGGGCGGGGAACGCACGTCCATGACCGTGAGCACGGCGATGCACGACACGATAAGGATCACGAAAATGGCGGTGGGCAGTGTCCAGGCCATCCAACTCATAGGCGTCCTCCCAGTGTGCTCATCAGACCCGTCCCAGGGCGAAGCCCTTGGCGATGTAGTTGCGGACGAAGTAGATCACCAGGGCACCGGGCACGATGGTCAGCACCCCGGCGGCGGCCAGCAGGCCCCAGTCCATGCCAGACGCGCTGACGGTGCGGGTCATGACGGCCGCGATGGGCTTGGCGTCCACCGAGGTCAGCGTGCGGGCCAGCAGCAGTTCGATCCAGCTGAACATGAAGCAGAAGAACGCGGTCACGCCGATCCCGCTGCGCACCAGCGGTATGAAGACCCGGAAGAAGAAGCGCCCGAAGGAGTAGCCGTCGATGTACGCGGTCTCGTCGATCTCGCGCGGTACGCCGGACATGAAGCCCTCCAAAATCCACACCGCCAGCGGCACGTTGAACAGCAGGTGCGCCAGCGCCACGCCGATGTGCGTGTCGAACAGTCCCACCGACTGGTACAGCTGGAAGAACGGCAGCAGGAACACGGCCGGCGGGGCCATGCGGTTCGTGAGCAACCAGAAGAACAGGTGCTTGTCGCCCTGGAACGAGTAGCGCGAGAACGCGTACGCGGCGGGCAGCGCGATGGCCAGCGAGATCACCGTGTTCAGCACCACGTAGGTCAGCGAGTTCAGGTAGCCCGTGTACCACGCCGGGTTGGTGAAGATCTCGTGGTAGTGCTCGAAGGTCACGTGCTGCGGCCACAGCGAGAAACCCGCCAGGATCTCGTCGTTCGTCTTGAGGCTCATGGTGAGCATCCAGTAGATCGGCAGCATCAGCAGCACGAAGTACACGGGCAACAGGACGCTGCCGGGCCGGGTGCGGGGCCGTGAGCGGGGAGCGGTGGCCGTGACTGCGCGGGGCTGAGGGATGGCCGCCTTCATGACGGCACCGCCACGACCGGCGTGCTGTCGGGCTCGCCCGTGACCTGCGCGCCGCCGCCCGCGCTGCGCTGGATGATGGTGTACAGCACGAAACTCACGACCTGGATGATCAGGAAGTACACCAGGCTGAACGCCGCCGCCGGCCCCAGGTCGAACTGCCCCACGGCCAGTTTGGTCAGGTAGATCGACAGGAAGGTCGTGGCGTTGCCGGGGCCGCCGCCGGTCAGGACGAAGGGCTCGGTGTAGATCATGAACGAGTCCATGAAGCGCAGCAGCAGCGCGATCATCAGCACCCCGCCGAGTTTGGGCAGCTGGATGTAGCGGAACACCGCCCACGGCCTTGCGCCGTCGATGCGGGCCGCCTGGTAGTAGCCGTCGGGAATGGCGCGCAGACCGGCGTAGCACAGCAGCGCGACCAGCGGCGTCCAGTGCCACACGTCCATCAGGATCACGGTTAGCCACGCGTCCAGGGGCTTCAGGGCGTAGTTGTAGTCGATGCCCAGCGACGCCAGGAGGTGCCCGCCCAGGCCGATGTCGGCGCGGCCGAAGATCTGCCAGATGGTGCCCACCACGTTAAACGGCACCAGCAGCGGCAGCGCGATCAGCACCAGCGACAGCGACGCCTTCCAGCCCTTCGCCGGGAGCGAGAGCGCGA
This sequence is a window from Deinococcus metalli. Protein-coding genes within it:
- the glpK gene encoding glycerol kinase GlpK, whose product is MTDYILALDQGTTSSRAIVFDRQGQVRARAQKEFRQIFPQPGWVEHDALEIWSTQSGVMQEALSSAGIRASDLAAIGITNQRETVVVWDRRTGQPIHHAIVWQDRRTAAFCDELAAAGHTELFRRKTGLVLDAYFSGTKVRWLLDHVPGARARAEAGELCFGTVDSWLVYQLTGGQLHVTDASNASRTLLYDIHTGGWDDELLAVLDVPRAILPEVRSSSEVYGTTSPGLLGAQVPIAGIAGDQQAATFGQVCVDVGMAKNTYGTGCFMLLNTGTEAVESQHRLLTTVAWQRDAQRTYALEGGVFVGGAVVQWLRDGLGIIRSSADVEALAASVPDTGGVVLVPAFVGLGAPYWDPYARGTVVGLTRGTTAAHLARAALESVAFQSAELLEAMQQDVRRSGTAVSEVRVDGGGSVNDAMMQFQADILGVPVVRPQVTETTALGAAFLAGRAVDFWADDAELRSLWRVDQRFEPRLGADERAARLGTWKRAVERSRDWARPDHEGALSV
- a CDS encoding ABC transporter substrate-binding protein encodes the protein MNRRQQGFVRNSLLITGALATAVVATLSVTAQGQSSGANTAAATKWINSEFQPSTLSKAQQQKELQWFIDAAKPYRGMTITVASETLTTHKYESEVLAKAFTEITGIKVKHDLIQEGDVIEKLQTQFQSGKTIYDAYINDSDLIGTHSRNDFVLPLSDYMAGAGKAVTSPTLDLKDFIGISFTTGPDKKLYQLPDQQFANLYWFRADWFARPDLKAQFKAKYGYELGVPVNWSAYEDIANFFTNDVKTIDGKKVYGHMDYGKKDPSLGWRFTDAWLSMAGNGDKGIPNGLPVDEWGVRVEDCHPVGSSVTRGGDTNGPASVYALTKYVEWLKKYAPPEAGGMTFSESGPVPAQGNIAQQIFWYTAFTADMVKKGLPVVNADGTPKWRMAPSPHGSYWREGTKLGYQDVGSWTLIKSTAPKNTAAAWLYAQFVTSKTVSLKKSIVGLTFIRDSDIRSKYFTDNANKYGGLIEFYRSPARVSWTPTGTNIPDYPKMAQLWWQSIAPAAAGEVTPQQAMDSLAAAQDKVLARLQRAGMKRCAPILNPEKTAQYWFDQPGAPYPKLANEKEKGETVAYNTLLQHWKEGKVK
- a CDS encoding DUF2160 domain-containing protein, giving the protein MSWMAWTLPTAIFVILIVSCIAVLTVMDVRSPPVTRKGFLPIPTDRGDRFYIAMLGLLAINLTWWGVTDASPLIGLTLSLIWLGVTMRWG
- a CDS encoding carbohydrate ABC transporter permease: MKAAIPQPRAVTATAPRSRPRTRPGSVLLPVYFVLLMLPIYWMLTMSLKTNDEILAGFSLWPQHVTFEHYHEIFTNPAWYTGYLNSLTYVVLNTVISLAIALPAAYAFSRYSFQGDKHLFFWLLTNRMAPPAVFLLPFFQLYQSVGLFDTHIGVALAHLLFNVPLAVWILEGFMSGVPREIDETAYIDGYSFGRFFFRVFIPLVRSGIGVTAFFCFMFSWIELLLARTLTSVDAKPIAAVMTRTVSASGMDWGLLAAAGVLTIVPGALVIYFVRNYIAKGFALGRV
- a CDS encoding carbohydrate ABC transporter permease — protein: MLKTRNNKAWFLVLPVVLSVAFSAIIPLLTVINYSVQDIISPTQKVFVGLDWFKEVLRDPELHGAFGRQILYTAVVLAIEIPLGILIALSLPAKGWKASLSLVLIALPLLVPFNVVGTIWQIFGRADIGLGGHLLASLGIDYNYALKPLDAWLTVILMDVWHWTPLVALLCYAGLRAIPDGYYQAARIDGARPWAVFRYIQLPKLGGVLMIALLLRFMDSFMIYTEPFVLTGGGPGNATTFLSIYLTKLAVGQFDLGPAAAFSLVYFLIIQVVSFVLYTIIQRSAGGGAQVTGEPDSTPVVAVPS